The Ischnura elegans chromosome 10, ioIscEleg1.1, whole genome shotgun sequence genome contains the following window.
tacctatatagtcatgaaaaaaatattttaaagtttaatggcccaaacattaatttttctttttccacttgGGCTATGTCAGGGCAAACTTgtgatttcttttcttttcatttattgaaGACATTTCTTATAGATAGAGCTCACTGGCTTATGTAAAACTCAAGGTGTTTTTCCTTGTATTGTTAATTGAAGAATCCTAGTGttcaaaatgcagaaaaaaaattagcctttgaaaatttttcagagTTAAAGTAAATTCACCATATGTGGCTTTTAGGGCAAAAATGATGTCTATCTTGCACTTACCTCTCCCTCCTTCCATTTCAACAAACCTAACCCTTCCAATAAGATCCATTTGTCATTCCTTCTTTATTAGTTTGCATTAAAATTGCCATTTCTTCTTCTCACAAATGAAAAggcatttataaatatgaaaaagttgATGAGAAGATAGATGAGTAAAGGAAAGGATAGTAAATGGTCTGATTTTGAGTGTAGCACTTATCTAATATTAGAAATGCGTATGCAGTTGAAGGAAGATGAGAGAAGGCTGGAAGAATTTAAAGTTGGTTTtggaggaggatggagaaggcAAGCTGTCAAATGACAAACCTGGCAATAAGAATGTGTATGCAGTTAAAGGAAGATAAGAGAAGGCTGGAAGAATTTAAAGTTGGTTATGGAGGACGATGGAGAATTCAAGATGTCAAATGACAAACCTGGCAATAAGAAGCCTAGTAGATTAGACCAATAAAGGTTTTATAGTGCTAATGATGAGCAATTTGAGCAATATAAACAGGATTCTGCAGTGAGATTCATTTATATTGGAGGCTTCCAGGAGCAGCTACATATTACACTTTGTCAAGCGAGCTTTTGCTGCTATTACAGGGCACATTATGactggtatggcatttggaggaggtgatCAACAGCTTTGCCTGATGATATTACCTATAATGGCCACAAAAGCTTGCTTGACAAAGCATAATACACAGCAGCTCTCGAAAGCCTCCAATCAACCTCTCATAGTGGTGATTGAAGAGAGCATATAGCAATCCAAATGCTTGTTGATTCAAGCGGATTTCACTTCCAGTGCAACCTCTTTGTGAGAGCCACTAGGATCTGAGCCAGGGCCTCAGAAAACTCATTTGCAATACACTTATTGTATAGAACCAATGCTGTGCAACAGTAGCCCATGGGGAGGGGGGATAAGGGGTATAGATCAGCCCCCAAGGCCTCAGAGAATTGTAGAAAACCTATAATAccaattttttccctgttgtgatgatttccgTGGAATCACAAGTGAAACCCAAAtataagtgccaaaataatgtaaaatgtaccTATTTTCAGGcatctcatttttcaaaaattttccctggacCCTCCATTGCCGAGGGTGTGGGGGTTGCATACCCAGGTCACCCATACCACctgaagcatattcctagttgtgTGCAATATAAGACAGATATATGTATCATTCTTTAAATGATATCCATAGTATGAGGAGTCAAAGCAGGGAAATGAGAGTATAGTACTTGGAGGAGGTCACCAACAGCTTTGCCTGATGATGCACCCTGTAATGGCCGCAAATGCTTCAATAGGTCTCTGCAAACAATTCACTTTTTGCAAAATAATGTCACAAGAAAATTACCGCAAAAATAGCCTTTATATGCAAGttactaattttttctcaaaataatctcataaagACATGGTATGCATtaatttcacttttacttatttAAACGAGCACTCAACCCTGTAAATATTTGGGGATTTTCTACTCCCGAGAGTTTAATTTTGATGcgacaatatgaaaaaaaatataaaatttttttaaagattggaaAATGAGGGGAAGGTCTCAGTATATGATCATGTTTCCTCCtataattttgttagttttttttacagtCATCTTCATTCACATTTGTGTGCATGCATATTTATTGCATTCACAACACACTTTCATGTAGAaccaggggtgtcatggtgctggaatGTGCCGGAATGCTGTTCcagcactggttaagaaaagacataatagtcaaatagcactttcatcaattttggtgcctcaaaatttcaaatgttattcttaatcaaaataaaaatatttttcgatctgtttattctatatttgctgaaataattgaaattcaaagaGTAGCATTTCCAATGTAACAAGGGTTGAGGAAAGTGcattctggcactgctaattttgctatgACCTCCCCGTGTAGAACCATATGAAACAAGGCATGGAAAAAATTTAGTGCATATTCAACATATACTGATTGAAATCATATTTATGAGAGAGCAAAACTGTTATAGTTGCATACATTCTTAACAACTCATTACCATCTTGTGCAAGTCCATAAGTTTGAACTCAGGTTTCTCCTTTAGAATTTTAGAACTTGTATTTGGCCACTGAACCAATTGCATAACTAGGCGTGGATGCTGCTGAAGTTGCTTGAACTCCTAGAAAGACATGATATCTCAGCATTAAAACCTCCTATGCAGCAATGTGATGATGCTTCCAGCTGCCTTTCCATTCACCCATGGCATCATCTCTGGAGAATACGACCCGATCTCCGATGGATATATCATCAGCATCAAAAAACTCCATCATGTTCGGGTGCAGTTTGTACACGATActgaaaatattaggaaaaaagtGCATTTATTAACATTATATAATGAACTAAAGGAATATCATAGGTGTGTGGAGGAGCTTCAAAGTCTTAGCTCCACCACTAGGCTGGCTGAGGTAGCAACACAAGTCAACTCTGTCCAAGAGGTGTATCAGAAATCTTGCTTAGGGCCACCTACAACATCTATAAatgtatgatataaaaattattgtaaaaaaagtgATACAATTCAATATTTACGACTCTTTCTTCACTGGCGTTCATAAATAAATTGTTATGAGTTTTATCCACactttttatgccaaaaatatcagaaatactagtatttttcacttttattaattGTCTGCACAATCCTCATGCATTTGGAGTGAGAAAAAATTGTTCGAATTCAACCACAGGCCACCAAATCAAGTAGAAGACCTGAATTAATTCTTACATGTGTTCTGGCATGGGAAGGCTTCTCAAACCAGCCTTAACATCATTCAGGAGATCGTCATGAGATGCCTTTAGTTCATCCCATTCCACCCTCTGTCCCTGGTTGCAAATGTGGGACCTGATCTTGCAGTACAGCGGCTCCCTTTCATAAAGGTGTGCATATGCAAGATTGGAGAGTtcttccattcttccctcaactCGCACCTGTGAGAAAGAATAATTGCAATTAATAGACAACTTTTCTGCTGGTCTACAATTTGAAGTATGAATTGcataataattattcatactAAAGCCCAAGGATTACCTGAGCCATGCTTTATAATGGTATGGTGCCAGAAGACCTATCATGCCTCACAATTTTAACCCTTAGGCTCCATTTTTAAACGTTTTGCATTTTTGTGATGGTCAGGAAGAGTTAAGCTGAAATAAAAATCCctatattgtggaaaagtgcacttGGGCTCAAGCCAAGTGGCAATGAAAGTGTTAGGAAACTGAAGGAGGcagtcgagcaatggtcaaacgtttaaaaacctttttctttAGTCAGCATACAAAGcatataaaaacgttcccgcagtaTAAGGGTTTATACTCgatatcatttttatattgcTAGATGTCATTTCcgctattatattttttgctcttGTTTCATGttaaatttggaatattcaaTTGTAAATGCAGTACATCAAgcataaaattccaaaataatgaaGCATATCATGGAGGAAAAATCAAAACTCATGCCATCATTTGCCTATTTGTGTTAGTTTGTATCCTAATTGTATTTATCATTATCAAACCaagattcaaattatttttatgaccaaTGGAGAATATTACTGATGTATTTGTTGCTGTATACTGGTTAACAGCAGGAATTTTTCTCAGGCATATGCTCAGGATGAGTACAAGTAACCGTTTCAATTGGGTAggtgcccctatgaaaaaattgtataaaactctttcaaatttttatacattgccatggcaatgtataaaattttgaatttggcaaTTGGACAACACAAAGgcaaatacagcagactcccgattatccggctgcggtatatccgcgttgcggattatccgtgcatgattttcactctcgcacAAATTTTTAcgcgatttttatgaaaaaataaaatcggacaaaaaatcatcggaattactgcatttttgtaggatacaccgggcttataatttccgtttatttacaatcttattatttagaatccccttcgtaaaacggaagcgatcgcgcgctagctgcatgtACGGTagtaccgtgttcctgttttccaagcctcgcagagCGCGACCGCGCTCCTGCGGATACACTTCCCGCAGCCGTTGCAACCTGGGAAACTTGTGCGATacgcgactacgtggcatggtgcctgaaagtgtagtttccaacgtcaAGCAAGCATTCGTGCCTCAAAACCACTTTtcagtatccgtgatcacacagccacggatatgtggttttcgaaaccatgCCTTAcataaagcattaataatacgagtaaaaccatgttatcgccgctaaaaagatcgcgaactggcgaggaaagctctcattgagtccgggaagacctctaaaataacagaataacggcataaatattatatatagatTATTTACGGAATTATGAACATTACAGgacattaaattgaaattttgggttatccgtactttccaattattcgtgccgtctctccccatcattagcccggataatcgggagtttactATATCTTGAAGGAATATCGAGTGAAAATGAAATGCTCACCTGTCTTGCCAAAATTCTGTCCCCTTGAGTATAGccccaaaagaaatgaaaagctGCACGCGGATTTTCCTCCTGTGAATGCAAAAATGAATGTTaaacttcattaaaaatgaaattccatgaTATAAAAGATATACTTAACCACATATTTTAGATAAGTTTATGTTCCAATTCATCCACAAAGAAAcctcaaaatagtatttaattatATGTGGCACAAAATCCTTTGATAAACAGAGAccaaaaaaagaactttattcaacattaaattttagtaaaattttctctgaaattaaaataaagaataaaataaataatgcctcATTTATAATAAGATATGTATGTATAAAAGGGGTTTCTATAAAAATAGCTGAAATATGGTATATATTGGAATAGGGTTTATATTTTGCATATAAGGCAACATACCCATTGTTTGACTTTCAGACTCCTCCTATCGGTCATGACAATAAATCCATCATCATCCAGCTGCCGCACCACGAGGCTCCTAGAAGTGACGTAACCAGAGCTGAAAAATAGGTGCAGGAAATTTAGTCAAGATAGTTATGTACACTACATGCAGGGGTGGATTATGGTCaatgtgttttttgtttttaagtgtATGGGTTAGGTGTGACCAATTTTCACgtgtattttccaatttttaaattgcataattATTTACCATCACTATTATATCCTTAATTTTTTCCCTGATAACATCAAATGAATTTGACAAAATATTGGTGTAACTCAGTATCCCCTTACTTACTTCAACCCTAACAGCATTAATAGAAATTTGTGCACATCATACATTTATTAATGGTCtccttttcttttaaataaatcctCATTGACAATATCTAAAGCGTGCCAATGAcagcaatataataataattagctcTGAATTTGCTTAAAATTGTCCTTGCTTTGCCATACACACTTACAGAAAAAATGTAGCTATCCAGACGAATCTATTGAGGCCTTCATGAAGAACTGCACAAATAGTAATCGtgcatttaatgaaaataaaaagcatattaTAGACTGGCATAccatcaaaaatttgtttttgaaaatactaTGCCACATATCTATTCaagtatcaaaaattaataaaaattagcggACTACCTACAGTCAATAGGGGAGAAGATGATAGCCAGAAGGGAAAAGGGAGATCTCAGatcaaatatatggaacagataatcAAGGATTGAAAATGGAAGATACACATGGAGGTGAAAATATTacttgataggagaattgagtaaaGAGAGCGTCAAAATAGTCTAATGATTGCACtgttacattccatttttcgggtgtacgtctacGTGCTTAATACGTATTTAACTTGAATCGTTCCTCCTGCTTGGAACATCGTCAGTCTAATGATTGTTGATCACTGataatcagtagcggatacagaaaaactcaagggcggcgcaaaagatatcttgagctacctttaattttgttgtaatgacaaataattaagtcgaatgcaaagtttaagaaacgttcatttaaactgataataGGTACGCATGTACAAGACAGTGccatctaatgatataaaaagaGTTACAACTGTGGCTTTGCAACATTCGGCAATGCGAGCAGCCCCGCAAGGGTGGGGCGCGCACCCCCTGTACCcccatatgtattcgccactgctgATAATAATGATGAGGTAGACAATATTTTTTCTGCTAAGTAAGTTCTTACCTGGATGAGGAGGCAACGCATACGCTGCTATGGTGGGGAATTTTAGCTTCCTTGGCCGCTTCGTACCACTCCTTGAAAAGATCCATTGGGTCACTTGATGGCAGCGTGATCTTGCATAGATTTGAAGACTCATTCTCCGTAGCAGATGTTGGAAAGGGTGCCTG
Protein-coding sequences here:
- the LOC124166476 gene encoding pyridoxine/pyridoxamine 5'-phosphate oxidase-like, which produces MQVACDIMGAACTAPFPTSATENESSNLCKITLPSSDPMDLFKEWYEAAKEAKIPHHSSVCVASSSSSGYVTSRSLVVRQLDDDGFIVMTDRRSLKVKQWEENPRAAFHFFWGYTQGDRILARQVRVEGRMEELSNLAYAHLYEREPLYCKIRSHICNQGQRVEWDELKASHDDLLNDVKAGLRSLPMPEHIIVYKLHPNMMEFFDADDISIGDRVVFSRDDAMGEWKGSWKHHHIAA